In Candidatus Coatesbacteria bacterium, one DNA window encodes the following:
- a CDS encoding DUF503 family protein translates to MLYVGILEVELLLPHARSLKDRRRVVRSLKERARARYHVSAAEVGDADQPRRALLAFTTTAGSAAVVELTLDTLERLVFAAEAEIGLLRRALRSAEDLWG, encoded by the coding sequence ATGCTCTACGTCGGCATTCTCGAAGTCGAACTCCTGCTGCCCCACGCCCGCAGTCTCAAGGACCGCCGCCGCGTGGTGCGCTCCCTCAAGGAACGGGCCCGCGCCCGCTACCACGTCAGCGCCGCCGAAGTCGGCGACGCCGACCAGCCGCGCCGGGCACTGTTGGCCTTCACCACCACGGCCGGCTCCGCCGCCGTCGTCGAACTGACCCTGGACACCCTCGAACGCCTGGTCTTCGCCGCCGAGGCCGAGATCGGCTTGCTGCGCCGGGCCCTGCGCTCCGCCGAGGACCTCTGGGGCTAG